Proteins co-encoded in one Thamnophis elegans isolate rThaEle1 chromosome 1, rThaEle1.pri, whole genome shotgun sequence genomic window:
- the TUBA4A gene encoding tubulin alpha-4A chain, producing MRECISVHVGQAGVQMGNTCWELYCLEHGIQPDGQMPSDKTIGGGDDSFTTFFCETGAGKHVPRAVFVDLEPTVIDEIRTGTYRQLFHPEQLITGKEDAANNYARGHYTIGKEIIDLVLDRIRKLADQCTGLQGFLVFHSFGGGTGSGFTSLLMERLSVDYGKKSKLEFAIYPAPQVSTAVVEPYNSILTTHTTLEHSDCAFMVDNEAIYDICRRNLDIERPTYTNLNRLISQIVSSITASLRFDGALNVDLTEFQTNLVPYPRIHFPLATYAPVISAEKAYHEQLSVAEITNSCFEPANQMVKCDPRHGKYMACCLLYRGDVVPKDVNAAIAAIKTKRSIQFVDWCPTGFKVGINYQPPTAVPGGDLAKVQRAVCMLSNTTAIAEAWARLDHKFDLMYAKRAFVHWYVGEGMEEGEFSEAREDMAALEKDYEEVGLDSYEEEEEGEE from the exons cGTGAGTGTATCTCTGTCCATGTTGGCCAAGCAGGCGTGCAGATGGGCAATACTTGCTGGGAACTGTATTGCCTGGAACATGGAATTCAGCCAGATGGACAGATGCCAAGTGATAAGACCATTGGTGGTGGAGACGACTCATTTACTACTTTCTTCTGTGAAACTGGTGCTGGGAAGCATGTCCCCCGGGCTGTCTTTGTGGACTTGGAACCCACTGTGATTG ATGAGATTCGTACTGGCACTTATCGTCAGCTCTTCCATCCAGAGCAACTAATCACCGGAAAGGAAGATGCTGCCAACAACTATGCCCGTGGACATTACACCATTGGCAAGGAGATCATTGACTTGGTGTTGGATAGGATTCGCAAACTG GCTGACCAATGTACAGGACTCCAAGGATTTTTGGTCTTTCACAGCTTTGGAGGAGGAACTGGCTCAGGATTTACTTCCTTGCTGATGGAACGTCTCTCTGTTGATTATGGCAAGAAATCCAAATTAGAATTTGCTATTTACCCAGCTCCACAGGTCTCCACAGCTGTGGTGGAGCCCTACAACTCAATCCTCACCACACATACCACCCTTGAGCACTCAGATTGTGCTTTCATGGTGGACAACGAAGCCATCTATGATATTTGCCGAAGGAATCTGGACATTGAGCGGCCAACTTACACAAACCTCAACCGCCTTATCAGCCAGATTGTGTCCTCCATCACTGCCTCACTGCGCTTTGATGGGGCTCTGAATGTAGACCTGACAGAGTTCCAGACCAATCTAGTGCCCTACCCTCGTATCCATTTCCCTCTGGCTACCTATGCTCCGGTCATCTCTGCAGAGAAGGCCTATCACGAGCAGCTTTCTGTGGCTGAGATCACAAATTCTTGCTTTGAGCCTGCTAACCAGATGGTGAAGTGTGACCCCCGCCATGGCAAATACATGGCCTGCTGCCTTTTGTATCGAGGGGATGTGGTGCCTAAGGATGTCAATGCTGCCATTGCTGCCATTAAGACCAAGCGCAGCATCCAGTTTGTAGACTGGTGTCCTACAGGCTTTAAAGTGGGCATCAATTACCAGCCTCCCACTGCAGTTCCTGGGGGAGACCTAGCCAAAGTTCAGCGGGCAGTGTGCATGCTGAGCAACACCACAGCCATTGCTGAGGCCTGGGCCCGCCTGGATCACAAGTTTGATCTAATGTATGCCAAGCGGGCCTTCGTGCACTGGTATGTTGGGGAAGGGATGGAAGAAGGGGAGTTCTCTGAGGCTCGTGAAGATATGGCCGCTCTAGAGAAGGATTATGAAGAGGTGGGCCTTGATTCatatgaagaggaagaggagggagaagaataG